In Amycolatopsis sp. FBCC-B4732, the genomic stretch GTCGGTCGGCACGATGCCGAGCAGGTCCTCGGTGTCGTACAGCGGCTCGGCGTAGTCCGGCTTCGGCGTCGGCCCCTGCTTGGTCCAGTTGAGCCGCTTGACGATGTTCCGCCCGAGCCGGATCGCGTCCTGCTCGTCGACGGCGAGGTAGTCGGCCAGGCCGGACGTCCGCGCGTGCATCTCGGCGCCGCCGAGCGACTCGTCGTCGGACTCTTCACCGGTCGCCATCTTGACCAGCGGCGGCCCGCCGAGGAACACCTTCGCGCGTTCCTTGACCATCACGACGTAGTCCGACATGCCCGGCAGGTACGCCCCGCCGGCGGTGGAGTTGCCGAAGACGAGCGCGACCGTCGGGCAGCCCGCGGCCGAAGCCCTGGTGATGTCGCGGAAGATCCGGCCGCCCGGGATGAAGATTTCCTTCTGCGTGGGCAGGTCCGCGCCGCCGGACTCGACGAGGTTGATCGACGGCAGCCGGTTCTGCGCGGCGATGTCCGCCGCCCGGAAGGACTTCTTCGTCGTCCAGGGGTTGCTCGCGCCGCCCTTGACCGTCGGGTCGCTGGCCGAGATCAGGCACTCGACGCCTTCGACGACCCCGATGCCGGTGACCAGGCTCGCGCCGACGCGGTAGTCGGTGCCCCACGCGGCCAGCGGCGAGAGCTCCAGGAACGGCGAGTCCTGGTCGAGCAGCAGCTCGATCCGCTCACGGGCCAGGAGCTTGCCGCGCTTGCGGTGGCGCTCGATGTACTTCTCGCCGCCACCGGCCACGGCCTTGGCCTGTTCGGTGTCGATCTCGGCGAGCTTCTCCAGCATCGCCTCGCGGTTGGCGCCGAACTCGGCGGCCCGCGTGTCCACTGTGGACCTCAAGGTAGTCACGAGGTGTATCCCAATCGCTTCGCGGCCAGGCCGGTGAGGATCTCGTTGGTACCGCCGCCGATGCCGAGGATCCGGACGTCGCGGTAGTGCCGTTCCACCTCGGCCTCGCGCATGTAGCCGAGCCCGCCGTGCAGCTGGACGGCTTCGTTGACCACCCACTCGGCGGCCTCGACGGCGGTGTTCTTGGCGAAACAAGCCTCGGCGATGACCTCTTCGCCCGAGACGTGCCGGATCGCGGCCTGCCGGGTGTAGGTCCGGGCGACGTCGACCTTGCGCGCCATCTCGGTGAGCTTGTGCTGCACGACCTGCCGGGAGATGAGCGGGCGGCCGAACGTCTCGCGCAGCCGGCACCAGTCCAGCGTCAGGTCGAGGGCCCGCTGGGCGTGCGCATATGCCTGCACGGCCAGCGAAAGCCGCTCGGTGACGAACTGGGTGGCCACCTGCGCGAAGCCGCTGTTCTCGGTGCCCACCAGGTTCTCCACCGGCACCCGGACGTCCGCGTAGGACAGTTCGGCGGTGTCGGAGCAGAGCCAGCCCATCTTTTCGAGCTTGCGGGACACGGTGAACCCGGGCGTCCCGCGCTCGACGACGATCAGCGACAGCCCGTGCGCGCCGTCGCCGCCGGTGCGCACGACCGTCGTGACGAAGTCCGCGCGGCAGCCGGAGGTGATGTAGGTCTTGGCGCCGTTGACGACGTATTCGTCGCCCTCGCGCACGGCGGTGGTCCGGATCCCGGCGACGTCCGACCCGCCGTCCGGCTCGGTGACGGCCAGCGA encodes the following:
- a CDS encoding acyl-CoA carboxylase subunit beta is translated as MTTLRSTVDTRAAEFGANREAMLEKLAEIDTEQAKAVAGGGEKYIERHRKRGKLLARERIELLLDQDSPFLELSPLAAWGTDYRVGASLVTGIGVVEGVECLISASDPTVKGGASNPWTTKKSFRAADIAAQNRLPSINLVESGGADLPTQKEIFIPGGRIFRDITRASAAGCPTVALVFGNSTAGGAYLPGMSDYVVMVKERAKVFLGGPPLVKMATGEESDDESLGGAEMHARTSGLADYLAVDEQDAIRLGRNIVKRLNWTKQGPTPKPDYAEPLYDTEDLLGIVPTDLKVPFDPREVIARVVDGSDFDEFKPLYGSSLVTGWASIHGYPVGVLANAQGVLFGEESQKAAQFIQLANQIHTPLVFLHNTTGYMVGKEYEQSGIIKHGAMMINAVSNSKVPHLSVLMGASYGAGHYGMCGRAYDPRFLFAWPSAKSAVMGPAQLAGVLSIVARAAAESRGQEYNEEHDKAMRAMVEGQIEAESMPMFLSGMLYDDGIIDPRDTRTVLGLSLSAIHNGPVKGAEGFGVFRM
- a CDS encoding acyl-CoA dehydrogenase family protein; translated protein: MTDPFRTSERSELRKTVRKFVEQEVLPHLDDWERAGELPRDLHRKAGALGLLGVAFPEEIGGGDGNYLDALVVAEEMHYAGGSGGLFASLFTCGIAVPHIAEAADPVQLERWVRPTLAGDKIGSLAVTEPDGGSDVAGIRTTAVREGDEYVVNGAKTYITSGCRADFVTTVVRTGGDGAHGLSLIVVERGTPGFTVSRKLEKMGWLCSDTAELSYADVRVPVENLVGTENSGFAQVATQFVTERLSLAVQAYAHAQRALDLTLDWCRLRETFGRPLISRQVVQHKLTEMARKVDVARTYTRQAAIRHVSGEEVIAEACFAKNTAVEAAEWVVNEAVQLHGGLGYMREAEVERHYRDVRILGIGGGTNEILTGLAAKRLGYTS